The genomic window CCGATCGACCGCGTCGAGGTCGTAGTCCGCCATACGCTCCCGTTGGTCGTGGCAGCTATAAGATACTTCGGCTCCCAAGACTTCGAATACTTATACGGGGAACCGAATGGGACACGCATGCGAGAACGCCTCGAGTCGGATATCGCCTTCTACTACGCCGTCGGTGTCTTCATCATCGCGGTGTTCGTCGTCGGAATGGCGGCCTTCGCCGTGTTCAACCCCGGGGGCGTCGGGACCGTCGAACTCGTCGGGCTCTCGGGCGGATTCTTCCTGTTCATGTTCGTCTACTTCATCGCAATCTCGATCCAGCGGCTGGAGGACGGGGACAGTATTTGAGACCGCATTGCCCACAGATACCGGCTCGAGCGGGCCAGTAGCGGGGGAGAACCCGATTCGGAGGGTTTATGACTTTTCGGCGCCTCTCTTTAGAAGCAATGGCGAAAGGAACCGTTGATTTCTTCAACGACACTGGCGGCTACGGATTCATCGAGACTGAGGACGCGGACGACGACGTGTTCTTCCACATGGAAGACATCGGCGGCCCGGACCTGGAAGAAGGACAGGAACTCGAGTTCGACATCGAGCAGGCCCCCAAGGGCCCGCGCGCGACGAACGTCGAGCGCCTGTAAGGTTCATCGATTCGTAACGGTATCGGCACTTGACTGCAGTATTTTACTACCCCTGAGCGACAGCGCCGTCGCTACTGACGGTGATCGGTTACCCACCCAATACGACCGCATCGCCGGTAGCACCACAGGATGATTTTGAAATAACAGTAGTTCCCAAGCGGGAGTTTATATCCTGGTGACACGAAGGGCGTCACGTGGTGGATCGCCCCAGCGCGGTCACGTGGTCACGCAGCGCGTCAGCGTCAACGGCTGGCCGTCTCTGCCGGTACGTACAGGTAGGGTTTTTCGGCGGACTGGCGGTCTTGGTCGCCGGCTTCGTCGTCATGGGTGTCGTCCTCTCCGTCGCGAGCGGGGCGTACGAAGGGCTCGCAGTGTTCGCCCTGCTCCTGCTGATCGGCGGCCCGTTCTCGCTGCTCTATCTCCTCCCGCTGCTCGAGGACCGAACGGCGCAATCCGCGGTTGGCGACTGGATGGTGCGTGCAGGGTACGATCGGCTGAGCCTGTCCCGGCTGGCGACGAGCGTCCTCGTCGGCGCGCTCGCCGGTGCGGTCGGTGCTACGTTCATCGGCCTCGAGCGGGGCGGCGATGCGCTCGTGATCCTCTTGTACGTCGCTCTGCTTGCGGGCTGTTTCGGAGCCGCGTTCCTTGCGCTGGCCGTTCGAAGGCCCTGACTCGACTGCGCTCGAGCGACCGACCGTCGCTTCCCAGTGGGGTCAGCGTTCGGCGACCCGGACGGTTTTGTGGCTCGGACGCCGACTCGCAGTATGACCGAGCCACTGCTTCGCCGCGGCGAGGAAATCGAGTACGAAACGGTCTCCGCCGCCGACGGCCTCGAGAAGGGCGTTTTGATCGCCGACGATCACGGTGCGCCGAACTTCGCGATCCGGCGGTTCACCCTCGAGCCCGGCGCAGAAGTGCCGAAACACACGAACGACATCGAACACGAGCAGTACGTCCTCGCGGGCGAGTACACGGTCGGGATCAGCGATGAAGAACACGCGGTCGAGCCCGGCGACTCGCTGTTGATCCCTGCCGGGACGGTCCACTGGTACCGCAACGAGGGCGACGAGCCGGGCGCATTCATCTGTGCGGTTCCGAACGGCGACGACGAAATCGACCTGCTCGAGTAACGGCGTTCGCAGGATAGGAGACCGTATACGCGCGCTGATGCTGTCTCGGCGTATCGACGCCAACGCCTTCGTCGGTCGTTGCCATATCGTCTCGCAACCGCAACTACTATACGCTTTTTAGGGCTACCTAAATGACGATGGGAGAAGCGCAGTCGGTCAATGGGCACGGGTCCGCCCGGGAGCGAGAGGGATGGGTCACGGGGGCGCTCGTGCTCTTCTGTCTTGGGAGTACGATCGTCACTGTCGTTGCCGGACTGATACAGGTGAGTTTCGGCGAGTACTCGATGACGTTCGTCGAGGCCTGGAAGGCCGTCTTCAACCCCGCGGTGGTCTTCAACCTCAACGCGTGGTCGGCGTTCCTGTTCGGAACCGAACTGCCGGAGATGAGCACCGGCAGCATCGTCATCTGGAACCTCCGGCTGCCGCGGGTGTTCGTCGGGATCATCGCCGGTGCGACGCTCGCGATTTCCGGAGCGATCTTTCAGGCCGTGACGCGGAACGAACTGGCGAGTCCCTTCGTGCTGGGAGTCAGCTCCGGGGCCGGATTCGCCGTACTGGCGACGCTCGTCGTCTTCAGCGGGCTCGCGCCATTCCTTCCGCTGATCGCCGCGTTAGGCGGCACGATCGCGTTCGTGATCGTCTACACGATCGCCTGGAAGGGCGGCACGAACCCCGTCCGGCTCGTGCTCGCGGGCGTGATCGTCAACATGGTCTTCCAGTCGCTCCAGCAGGGACTGTTCTTCTTCGCGGACGATCTGGGCGTCGTCCAGACGGCGATCGCGTGGCTCACGGGATCGCTCACCGGTACCGGCTGGGGAGAGGTTCGGATCGCGATCCTGCCGGCGGCCGTCGCGATCGCGATCGCGCTCGCCGGCGCACGACA from Natrinema versiforme includes these protein-coding regions:
- a CDS encoding cold-shock protein, which encodes MAKGTVDFFNDTGGYGFIETEDADDDVFFHMEDIGGPDLEEGQELEFDIEQAPKGPRATNVERL
- a CDS encoding iron ABC transporter permease, whose amino-acid sequence is MGEAQSVNGHGSAREREGWVTGALVLFCLGSTIVTVVAGLIQVSFGEYSMTFVEAWKAVFNPAVVFNLNAWSAFLFGTELPEMSTGSIVIWNLRLPRVFVGIIAGATLAISGAIFQAVTRNELASPFVLGVSSGAGFAVLATLVVFSGLAPFLPLIAALGGTIAFVIVYTIAWKGGTNPVRLVLAGVIVNMVFQSLQQGLFFFADDLGVVQTAIAWLTGSLTGTGWGEVRIAILPAAVAIAIALAGARQLNVLMLGESTARSLGMRVERVRFFLSAVAILAASVAIAVAGVVSFFGLVVPHIVRNTVGGDYRRLMVGCLFAGPALMVTADVGARLALGGTQIPVGVVTGLIGGPYFLYLMRKQQSMGEL
- a CDS encoding cupin domain-containing protein; this translates as MTEPLLRRGEEIEYETVSAADGLEKGVLIADDHGAPNFAIRRFTLEPGAEVPKHTNDIEHEQYVLAGEYTVGISDEEHAVEPGDSLLIPAGTVHWYRNEGDEPGAFICAVPNGDDEIDLLE